GGAGTTCCCGGATGGTCGAAAGGCCTTCCTTTCCGGGCATGAAGATGTCCACAAAGGCCAGATCGCAGGGGCTGGAGGCAAAGACCTCCAATGCCTGGTTCCCGTCTTGGGCTTCGAGCACTTGGTGTCCGGCGTCCTCGAGAATTCGCCGAAGCATGAGCCGAATCATTTCCGAATCGTCGACAACGAGAATCCTGGCCATACCTTCCTCCTTTTCCTGCCACTGGGCGGCAGGTTTCAGTGTGTCTTGTCCGTGCCAGCTTGCATCTGACCGATGAGCCGGTTCAGCTCGACGGCGTTCTGGCGCAGGCGCTCAATGGACTGCACGGATTCCTCCATGCCCTGTTTGATCTCGTCGGCCACCTCGTTGATCTCATCCGTGGCCCGGTTGATTTCCGTGGCCGTGGCCGACTGTTCCTCGGAGGCGGTGGCGATGGCCCGGATCTGATCGGCCGTGCCTTCGGCCATGGTGACGATATCCATGAGGGCCATCCCGGCC
This Deltaproteobacteria bacterium DNA region includes the following protein-coding sequences:
- a CDS encoding response regulator, which codes for MARILVVDDSEMIRLMLRRILEDAGHQVLEAQDGNQALEVFASSPCDLAFVDIFMPGKEGLSTIRELLGKRPSLPVAAISAGSTFTDTETLDWARNYGAAKTLAKPLSEAKILETVAELLGR